In Leptospira ellinghausenii, the following proteins share a genomic window:
- a CDS encoding glycoside hydrolase family 36 protein, whose protein sequence is MKIQYRVHNSVTISNFLPVKAGVFQSECKKFELLLTTTKDSKLGTVLSPKLIWRESTRPEVGFSVDHLELELTDLPSGNGFKMFQHGYQSWSISRKVESTDTDRPPLLSFLHYSQENVYSKNESKVGKFISEYLTLLYNQENQNGVLYAPLEAGEFGTKFEVVFGNEGNVTSVKVVYDIHCLPDLRPNAKLNISKIKVLFFKGSPETKLLKYFEELGKKEGPTNLPKKVPTGWCSWYYYYTNIDQKTILDNLTKVRELNLPFEFFQIDDGYQKEIGDWLIPNEKFPGGMRILADEIKRVGLKPGIWLAPFLVRKKSEFFRKYPEAILKDQNGKPVPALYNPLWGRGYTYALDITHPTALAYIEKVFTTIVKEWGYPYLKLDFLYAGLLPGDVYNKTLSPQARYQNALELIRKIVGKNTFLLGCGAPMLPSIGFFEGMRISCDVAPFWNPEKIRIFLKDRNALCTKKALINDITRSSMHRHLWLNDPDCLLVRKKKNKMNEAQTKLMASVMAVSGGMLLVSDDLTKLETDRLDLLKKAFQLNRECQAYTPIPIGIFENEFPLALYNPGGYLGIWNPTEEEKTVRFTLPPGVKTKAPFLDFWTGTRVDLQPVDGGFETTLPAFGSVVVSV, encoded by the coding sequence ATGAAAATTCAATATAGAGTTCATAATTCCGTCACCATATCCAATTTCCTCCCTGTGAAAGCAGGTGTTTTCCAATCCGAATGTAAAAAATTCGAACTTTTACTCACAACAACAAAAGACTCAAAATTGGGAACTGTCCTAAGTCCCAAATTGATTTGGCGGGAGAGTACGAGGCCTGAGGTTGGATTTTCTGTCGACCATCTCGAGTTAGAACTCACTGACCTCCCCTCTGGGAATGGATTCAAAATGTTCCAACATGGATACCAGTCGTGGTCCATTTCCAGAAAAGTGGAAAGTACTGATACAGATAGACCACCTTTATTATCTTTCCTACATTACTCCCAAGAGAATGTTTATTCCAAAAATGAATCGAAAGTGGGAAAATTTATCTCAGAATACCTCACTCTTCTTTATAACCAAGAGAACCAAAATGGTGTTTTATATGCACCATTAGAAGCAGGTGAATTTGGAACGAAATTCGAAGTGGTCTTTGGTAACGAAGGGAATGTAACTTCCGTTAAAGTAGTCTATGATATCCATTGCCTACCGGATTTGCGTCCAAACGCAAAACTCAATATTTCAAAAATCAAAGTTCTGTTTTTTAAAGGATCACCTGAAACTAAGTTATTAAAATACTTCGAGGAACTTGGTAAAAAAGAAGGCCCCACCAATTTACCGAAAAAAGTACCTACGGGATGGTGTTCTTGGTATTACTATTATACCAATATTGACCAAAAAACTATTTTGGATAACTTAACGAAAGTTAGGGAACTCAATTTACCATTTGAGTTTTTCCAAATAGATGATGGTTACCAAAAAGAAATTGGAGATTGGCTCATTCCCAATGAAAAATTTCCAGGTGGTATGAGGATCCTTGCAGACGAAATCAAACGAGTTGGACTCAAACCTGGGATATGGCTTGCTCCATTCCTTGTCAGAAAAAAATCAGAATTTTTTCGTAAGTATCCGGAAGCCATCCTCAAAGACCAAAATGGAAAACCTGTTCCTGCTTTGTACAATCCACTTTGGGGACGCGGGTATACGTACGCACTCGACATCACTCATCCCACTGCCCTTGCCTATATAGAAAAAGTATTCACAACAATTGTGAAAGAATGGGGTTATCCTTACTTGAAACTTGATTTTTTGTATGCTGGGCTCCTTCCAGGTGATGTGTACAACAAAACACTTTCCCCTCAAGCACGTTACCAAAATGCATTAGAACTCATTCGTAAAATTGTTGGGAAAAACACATTCCTATTGGGATGTGGAGCACCGATGTTACCATCTATTGGATTTTTTGAAGGTATGCGAATTTCTTGTGATGTGGCTCCATTTTGGAATCCAGAGAAGATTCGAATCTTTTTAAAAGATCGAAATGCCCTTTGTACGAAAAAAGCTCTTATCAATGATATCACAAGGTCATCCATGCATAGGCATTTGTGGCTCAATGATCCAGATTGTTTACTTGTCCGAAAGAAAAAGAACAAGATGAACGAGGCTCAGACAAAACTGATGGCTTCCGTCATGGCAGTGTCAGGTGGTATGTTACTTGTTTCGGATGATTTGACAAAATTGGAAACCGATCGATTGGACCTCTTAAAAAAAGCCTTCCAATTGAACAGAGAATGCCAAGCATACACTCCCATCCCCATTGGGATCTTTGAAAATGAATTCCCTTTAGCACTTTATAACCCTGGTGGTTATTTAGGCATTTGGAATCCAACAGAAGAAGAAAAAACAGTCAGGTTCACTCTCCCTCCAGGAGTCAAAACGAAAGCTCCATTCCTAGACTTTTGGACAGGCACTCGTGTGGACTTACAACCTGTGGATGGTGGTTTTGAAACAACTTTACCGGCTTTTGGTTCTGTTGTGGTTTCTGTTTAG
- a CDS encoding putative lipoprotein, translated as MKIFTLLSAMALFISVNNCSILDSASGSVSRLGVSVSDSTSALVKSISKSISSISESEKEKAMNEYKEDIIASVALQIRYENQKQELENQLSLIAKKHGVVAWRSNPSTYIAIGQGLKQANLSPSEMKLVTEDISKQNVTVAKLVSKGYNL; from the coding sequence ATGAAAATTTTCACGTTGTTATCTGCAATGGCATTGTTCATTTCAGTTAACAATTGTTCAATTTTAGATTCCGCTTCAGGAAGTGTTAGCCGTTTAGGAGTTTCAGTTTCTGATTCTACTTCTGCACTTGTAAAATCGATTTCAAAAAGTATTTCTTCTATTTCTGAAAGTGAAAAAGAAAAAGCAATGAACGAATACAAAGAAGATATCATTGCAAGTGTTGCCTTACAAATTCGCTACGAAAACCAAAAACAAGAATTAGAAAACCAACTCTCTTTGATTGCTAAAAAACATGGTGTAGTTGCATGGAGATCCAATCCATCTACTTACATTGCCATTGGACAAGGTTTAAAACAAGCAAACCTTTCTCCATCCGAAATGAAATTGGTAACAGAAGACATTTCAAAGCAAAATGTAACCGTTGCTAAACTTGTTTCAAAAGGATACAACCTATAA